GATGTTAAAAGGAATATTCTTTTTCTCAAAGAAATCTTTGAGCAGACTTCATAGTTTGTGTTGAATCAAATGGCAATCACAtgatttatttcaatattttcttgtgttttcattttcaaaatgacttcTACTTACAGAATATTTACTGATATTAAGGGGCTTAATACACTAATAACACTTTTCACCACCCTTGATCCCATTCTAGATAGTTGTTATTACAGATATCACCTTATTTAACACAGGTAGCTTTAAATAGGTGTTCAAAAATACCTTGTGTAAATTTAAGACTCATGTCTTTGGCAACACTTTCTTGTTACTACACCTACTTGGCTAAGTTGTTATTGCCTTACAGAAGCACTCAGGATAATACGATTAGAGGTTTATTGTTGGGTAAATCCTCTTATGAGTGTGTTAACAGAAACCTTGCAGCCAAAACAGTGCCATTTGACAAAGAACCTTCTTCGAGAGTAGGAGGTGCGGCTCTTCAGCAGCCACTTGCCATTCAGTCAATTTTTTCCGACCAAACTGTCGAAAATGGCAAAGGCTCTCTTTCTGGTGGCATCTCTGCTAGCTttgggaaatgttttctttatccaTGCTGCGTTTCCCCCCAGCCTCATTGTTGATATGGCAAAAACTGTCATGGACAATTACTGCTCGCCGGAGAAGCTGGTAGGGATGAAGGAGGCAATCGAAGCTGCCGGCAGCAACACAGAGGTTCTCAACATCCCAGACGCTGAATCCTTGGCCAAAGTCCTCAGCTCTGGAGTCCAGACCACGGTCAGTGACCCACGTCTGCAGATCTCATATGAGCCGCACTACGTGTCCGTGGTTCCCCCGAAGATGCCTCCCTTGCCCCCTGAGCAGCTCATTGCTGTCCTCCAGACCTCCATCAAGCTCGACATCCTGGAGGGGAACATTGGCTACATGAGGATTGACCACATCCTTGGGGAGGAGGTCGCTGACAAGGTTGGCCCATTGCTCCTAGATCTGGTCTGGAATAAAATCCTACCAACATCAGCTCTGATCTTTGACTTGCGGTACACTGGCAGTGGGGACGTCTCAGGTATCCCCTACATAGTGTCTTACTTCATCGAAGCCGAGCCTGTGATCCACATTGACAGCATATATGACCGTCCCTCAAACACCACCACCAAGCTGTTTTCTATGTCCACCCTGCTGGGGGAGAGATACGGCATCGCCAAACCCCTCATTATTCTCACCAGCAAAAACACCAAGGGCATCGCCGAGGATGTTGCCTACTGCCTCAAGAACCTGAAGAGGGCCACCATTGTGGGCGAGAAGACTGCTGGGGGCTCAGTGAAAGTCGATAAAATCAAAGTGGGCGACACCGACTTCTACGTTACACTGCCAACTGCAAAGTCCGTCAATCCCATCACTGGCTCCAGCTGGGAGGTTACAGGTGTGACACCTGATGTGGAGGTCATCGCCGAGGATGCCCTTGCTACTGCCATCAAGATTGTCAACCTCCGTGCCCAAGTTCCAGCCATCATTGAGGGATCAGCGAACCCTGATTGCTGACAACTACGCCTTTGAGGATATCGGAGCTAATGTTGCAGAGAAGTTGAAAGAGCTCCAGGCAAAGGGCGAGTACAGCATGGTTGTCTCCAAGAGCAATCTGGAGGCAAAGCTGTCTGCTGACCTGAAGACCCTTTCTGGGGACAAGAGCCTGAAGACCGCCAGCAATACCCCAGCCCTGCCACCCATGGTGAGACCTTTGTACATAAGATTATTGGTTGGTGAAAGTAGtcatcattgtcatttttttaaatattgttttagtATTTAGTAGTGGATAAAGACATGTCAGATATACACTGAATGCAAATTTTAGctcagtttctgtttgtctttcttgcCAGGATTATTCTCCTGAGATGTTCATTGAGCTGATCAAAGTCTCCTTCCACACTGACGTGTTTGAGAACAATATCGGCTACCTGCGTTTTGACATGTTTGGAGACTTTGAGGAGGTCAAGGCCATTGCTCAGATTATTGTTGAGCACGTCTGGAATAAAGTTGTTGGCACTGATGCCATGATCATCGACCTCAGGTTTGTAATCCTGCCTCACGGTGCAAGTCAGAGCTTCTATTGAAAACTCTGTGTGTCCATTTTGGAATATAAATCATCCACTAAAGCTGCTAAAGCTCAATCAGTCCGGGTCTAAATTTAGAGGACTTAGTCTGAAAAAGTTTAGTATTGTTTTTATGAAGATTTCTCTATTTATAATctattcatcattttaaacGATGGGCCACCAACAGATCTAGGGGATTAACCGAATCTGGCAGGAAAACTGATCATTTTGCTGATTAGTTACTCAACAAACTCATTCAAACACAACTTCTTGCTCTGAGCAACTGGCACCCCAGCCAGTATTAGATAACTTTATCAATGTCTGCATAAATGAGTTCACAAAGGGTCATCTAATTTCATCATGAATCTAGCCTGTGATTGTTCTGTAACTGTATTTGCAGGAACAACCTTGGTGGCCCAA
Above is a window of Lates calcarifer isolate ASB-BC8 linkage group LG23, TLL_Latcal_v3, whole genome shotgun sequence DNA encoding:
- the rbp3 gene encoding LOW QUALITY PROTEIN: retinol-binding protein 3 (The sequence of the model RefSeq protein was modified relative to this genomic sequence to represent the inferred CDS: deleted 1 base in 1 codon) translates to MAKALFLVASLLALGNVFFIHAAFPPSLIVDMAKTVMDNYCSPEKLVGMKEAIEAAGSNTEVLNIPDAESLAKVLSSGVQTTVSDPRLQISYEPHYVSVVPPKMPPLPPEQLIAVLQTSIKLDILEGNIGYMRIDHILGEEVADKVGPLLLDLVWNKILPTSALIFDLRYTGSGDVSGIPYIVSYFIEAEPVIHIDSIYDRPSNTTTKLFSMSTLLGERYGIAKPLIILTSKNTKGIAEDVAYCLKNLKRATIVGEKTAGGSVKVDKIKVGDTDFYVTLPTAKSVNPITGSSWEVTGVTPDVEVIAEDALATAIKIVNLRAQVPAIIEGSATLIADNYAFEDIGANVAEKLKELQAKGEYSMVVSKSNLEAKLSADLKTLSGDKSLKTASNTPALPPMDYSPEMFIELIKVSFHTDVFENNIGYLRFDMFGDFEEVKAIAQIIVEHVWNKVVGTDAMIIDLRNNLGGPTTAIAGFCSYFFDADKQIVLDKLYDRPSGTTTELLTLPELTGTRYGSKKSLIILTSGATAGAAEEFVYIMKKLGRAMIVGETTAGSSHPPKTFQVGETEVFLSIPTIHSDTAAGPAWEGAGIAPHIPVPADAALETAKGIFNKHFAGQK